The following are encoded together in the Heliangelus exortis chromosome 15, bHelExo1.hap1, whole genome shotgun sequence genome:
- the SKP1 gene encoding S-phase kinase-associated protein 1, whose amino-acid sequence MPSIKLQSSDGEIFEVDVEIAKQSVTIKTMLEDLGMDDEGDDDPVPLPNVNAAILKKVIQWCTHHKDDPPPPEDDENKEKRTDDIPVWDQEFLKVDQGTLFELILAANYLDIKGLLDVTCKTVANMIKGKTPEEIRKTFNIKNDFTEEEEAQVRKENQWCEEK is encoded by the exons ATGCCTTCGATTAAACTGCAGAGTTCAGATGGAGAAATCTTTGAAGTGGATGTTGAAATTGCCAAGCAGTCTGTGACTATCAAGACCATGCTGGAAG ATTTGGGAATGGATGATGAAGGTGATGATGACCCAGTCCCTCTTCCAAATGTTAATGCAGCTATCTTAAAAAAG GTGATTCAGTGGTGCACCCATCACAAGGATGATCCACCTCCTCCTGAGGATGatgagaacaaagaaaaaagaacagatgaCATCCCTGTGTGGGATCAGGAGTTTCTGAAAGTAGACCAAGGAACACTTTTTGAACTTATCCTG GCTGCAAATTACTTGGACATCAAAGGTTTGCTTGATGTCACATGCAAGACAGTTGCAAACATGATCAAGGGGAAAACTCCAGAAGAAATTCGCAAAACATTCAATATTAAGAATGACTTCACCGAGGAGGAAGAAGCACAG gTACGTAAAGAGAACCAGTGGTGTGAAGAGAAATGA